The following proteins are co-located in the Anaeromicrobium sediminis genome:
- a CDS encoding M20 family metallopeptidase encodes MKSLELLKELVKFQSLDRDSSKGVLDYCDTYLKRHGIQTEVLENNGYKMLVCEIGNGEKTIVLNGHLDIVSADKEDFEVYEKDGNLYGRGTADMKAGCASLMETIIRLRDKDLPCKVMLQLVTDEEIGGLNCSKYLVEKGYLGDFVICGEPTNLNIGLQAKGILQIDMDIHGKSAHGSRPWQGVNAITKTLEIYNNILDLPFSREKSELYDSPSINLSKLNGGEAYNKVPDLCSMSLDIRFLPEQKPEEILEQINSLIEGEATINLIGDPVKTKIDDDYVRKLKAVIKDTTEKEPQIFGQHGSADSRFFSKLNIPAIEFGPSGANWHGKNEYVNIESMKEYENILEKFIMNMK; translated from the coding sequence ATGAAATCGTTAGAATTATTGAAGGAATTAGTAAAATTTCAAAGTTTAGATAGGGATTCTTCTAAGGGAGTACTAGACTATTGTGATACATATTTAAAAAGGCATGGCATTCAAACAGAGGTTTTAGAGAACAATGGATACAAAATGTTGGTATGTGAAATTGGCAATGGAGAAAAGACCATAGTTTTAAATGGTCATTTAGATATAGTAAGCGCAGATAAGGAAGATTTTGAGGTCTATGAAAAGGACGGAAATCTCTATGGTAGAGGTACTGCTGATATGAAGGCAGGTTGTGCTTCCCTGATGGAAACTATTATAAGGTTAAGGGATAAAGATTTACCTTGTAAAGTAATGTTGCAACTTGTAACAGATGAAGAAATAGGAGGCCTAAATTGCTCTAAATATCTTGTGGAGAAGGGGTATTTAGGAGACTTTGTAATATGTGGAGAACCTACAAATTTAAATATTGGTCTTCAAGCAAAGGGCATATTACAAATAGATATGGACATACATGGAAAATCAGCCCATGGAAGTAGACCTTGGCAAGGGGTTAACGCCATAACTAAGACCCTTGAAATATACAATAATATATTAGATCTTCCTTTCTCAAGGGAAAAGTCTGAATTATACGATAGTCCTTCCATAAACTTATCTAAGTTAAATGGTGGAGAAGCTTATAATAAGGTTCCTGATTTATGTTCCATGTCATTAGATATAAGATTTTTACCTGAGCAAAAACCGGAGGAAATATTAGAACAAATAAATTCTTTAATAGAAGGGGAAGCTACCATTAATCTAATAGGAGACCCGGTAAAAACTAAAATCGATGATGATTATGTAAGAAAATTAAAAGCTGTAATAAAAGATACTACAGAAAAAGAGCCACAAATATTTGGTCAGCATGGGTCAGCTGATTCTAGATTCTTTTCTAAATTAAATATACCTGCCATAGAATTTGGTCCTAGTGGCGCTAATTGGCATGGGAAAAATGAATACGTAAACATAGAATCTATGAAGGAATATGAAAATATATTAGAAAAGTTTATAATGAACATGAAATAA
- a CDS encoding ABC transporter ATP-binding protein, which produces MKKYKKEIILGPFLLILASALDLLQPFLMSSIIDVGIPNKDVNLIKNIGITMVILVGLSLLAGIISNILAAVASQSVATDLRNDTFKKLLSLSYRNLDDLDTGKTITIMTNDITQVQNLILITLNMFIKAPILAIGSVIMAFVTSKDLSWILLVVIPIIFIFIFSILKRAYPLYMAVQKTIDKFNAYIEENLSGIRLVKAFVSYRYEEKKFNNINEKLRNANLKANRFIILILPVIMLIINFSTISILWFGGKYVIDGRMDIGQIMAFNNYLLQILASIMILGMLFITLSRAQASMERIKEFTEIENTDFEDSNPVNKLSSKGSISFKDVSFSYSKDKEKCILKKLNFQIDSGETVGIIGSTGSGKTTLANLIAGLYEPTIGEIYLGDKEVKTIHKEDLRSHVGLAPQKAFLFSGSIEENLYLSNENASSDDLEKAAIISDAIEFINQKPDKFNYFIEEEGNNLSGGQKQRLNIARAVVKNPSILILDDSTSAVDAQTEVNIHSNIKKYMNSTTNLIITQKISSILDADKIIVLNKGKIDGIGTHNDLLENSHVYKSIYDSQIGKDVS; this is translated from the coding sequence GTGAAAAAGTACAAAAAAGAAATTATACTGGGACCTTTTTTACTAATCTTAGCTTCTGCTCTAGATCTACTCCAGCCTTTTTTAATGAGTAGTATAATAGATGTGGGTATCCCTAATAAGGATGTGAACCTCATTAAGAACATAGGTATCACCATGGTAATACTTGTAGGCCTTAGTTTACTTGCAGGAATAATTAGTAATATATTAGCTGCCGTCGCCTCACAAAGTGTAGCAACAGACTTACGTAATGACACTTTCAAAAAACTTCTGAGCTTATCCTACAGAAACCTAGACGATTTAGATACGGGTAAAACTATTACTATTATGACTAATGATATAACCCAGGTTCAAAACTTAATATTAATAACCTTAAATATGTTTATTAAGGCTCCTATCTTAGCCATAGGTAGTGTCATAATGGCCTTTGTCACTAGTAAAGATTTATCTTGGATTTTACTCGTTGTAATTCCCATAATATTCATATTCATATTCTCCATATTGAAAAGGGCTTATCCCCTTTATATGGCCGTTCAAAAAACTATTGATAAATTCAACGCCTACATAGAAGAAAACTTATCTGGAATCAGATTGGTAAAAGCATTTGTAAGTTACAGATATGAAGAGAAGAAATTCAATAATATTAATGAAAAGCTTAGAAATGCAAATTTAAAAGCAAATAGATTTATTATATTAATACTACCTGTAATAATGCTCATCATAAATTTCAGTACCATATCCATACTTTGGTTTGGAGGTAAATATGTAATAGATGGAAGAATGGACATAGGACAAATTATGGCCTTTAATAATTATTTACTTCAAATTTTAGCATCCATAATGATTCTAGGTATGCTATTTATCACTTTATCTAGAGCCCAAGCATCCATGGAAAGAATTAAAGAATTTACTGAAATTGAAAATACAGACTTTGAGGATTCAAACCCTGTAAACAAATTAAGTTCCAAAGGCAGTATTTCCTTTAAGGATGTGAGCTTTAGCTATTCAAAGGATAAAGAAAAATGTATCTTAAAAAAGCTTAATTTTCAAATTGATTCTGGTGAAACAGTGGGCATAATCGGTAGTACAGGCAGTGGCAAAACTACTTTAGCCAATTTAATAGCCGGTCTTTATGAACCTACAATAGGCGAAATATATCTAGGGGACAAGGAAGTAAAAACTATACATAAGGAAGATTTAAGATCACATGTGGGCTTAGCTCCCCAAAAGGCCTTTTTATTTTCTGGATCTATAGAAGAAAATCTCTATCTATCTAATGAAAATGCTTCTTCAGATGACTTAGAAAAGGCCGCAATCATATCTGATGCCATTGAGTTTATCAATCAAAAACCAGATAAATTTAATTACTTTATAGAAGAAGAGGGCAATAATTTATCTGGCGGTCAAAAACAACGTTTAAATATAGCCAGGGCTGTAGTTAAAAATCCATCTATCCTAATACTAGATGACAGCACTAGTGCTGTAGATGCTCAAACAGAAGTAAATATACATTCTAATATAAAAAAATATATGAACTCCACTACAAATTTAATAATTACACAAAAGATTTCTTCCATATTAGATGCTGATAAGATCATTGTGTTGAATAAGGGTAAAATAGATGGAATTGGAACTCATAATGACCTATTAGAAAATAGTCATGTTTACAAAAGTATATATGATTCTCAAATAGGAAAGGATGTATCCTAA
- a CDS encoding ABC transporter ATP-binding protein, with protein sequence MKVKSSFRSLWKYLSIYKKNIFLILILILCTTLLSLAGPYLMGYLIDNGILKGNLDLVVKYLTILGFIYLLNSLSSWLQNYLMTGVAQNSVKKLREDVFEKVESLPLNYFDTRPIGDVMSRMTNDIDLISNSLTQTFIQVISSVLTVTGILIVMFSLNWILALSLGLSIPIILGLALLFSARVKDNFTKQQESLGTLNGVIKEGVKGQKVLRVFGAEHHFFERFEKANASLKHNGIKAQAVSSSMTGIMNFINNASFAIVVLIGGILAARDYITIGLITSFINYARQFTRPLGQLAGQYSQIQSAMASTDRVFEILNEESEANIDDPIDKSYSIDGEVIFKDVSFSYDKKVPILRNISFNIKPGKTMAIVGPTGSGKTTIINLLTRFYEIDEGKIYVDDKSIKDIPKNQLRSRLGIVLQNNYIFSGTIKDNILYGKEDATNEEVINAAKAANVHDFIESMPNGYDTKVGKGGGILSEGQKQLLSIARTILSDPDVLILDEATSSIDTKTELQVQNALSKLMSHRTSFVIAHRLKTIKNADTILVIKAGEKIEEGNHNELMDKEGFYYTLYTSQMKNMK encoded by the coding sequence ATGAAAGTAAAAAGTTCTTTTAGAAGCCTTTGGAAATACTTGAGCATATATAAGAAAAATATTTTCCTTATCCTTATATTAATATTGTGTACCACCTTGTTATCCCTAGCTGGTCCATATCTAATGGGATACCTAATAGATAATGGTATATTAAAGGGTAATTTAGATTTAGTAGTAAAATATTTAACTATTCTAGGATTTATTTATTTATTAAACAGTTTATCAAGTTGGCTACAAAATTATTTGATGACTGGAGTAGCCCAAAATTCTGTGAAAAAACTACGTGAAGATGTTTTTGAAAAGGTAGAATCCCTTCCACTGAATTATTTTGATACTCGCCCCATTGGAGATGTAATGAGTAGAATGACTAATGACATAGATTTAATAAGTAATAGCTTAACTCAAACTTTTATCCAAGTAATATCCAGTGTTCTTACTGTAACTGGAATATTAATTGTAATGTTTTCTCTAAATTGGATATTGGCCTTAAGTTTAGGCCTTAGTATACCTATAATTTTAGGATTGGCCCTTTTATTTTCTGCCCGAGTAAAGGATAATTTTACAAAGCAACAAGAAAGCTTAGGAACTCTAAACGGAGTAATAAAGGAAGGTGTAAAGGGACAAAAGGTCCTTCGAGTATTTGGTGCAGAACATCATTTCTTTGAGAGGTTTGAAAAGGCCAATGCTTCCCTTAAACACAATGGCATAAAGGCCCAAGCCGTATCTAGTTCCATGACTGGAATTATGAACTTTATAAACAATGCCAGCTTTGCCATAGTAGTACTAATAGGAGGTATATTAGCCGCCAGAGACTATATTACCATAGGATTAATCACAAGTTTCATAAATTATGCAAGACAATTCACAAGGCCCCTTGGCCAGTTAGCTGGCCAGTATAGTCAAATTCAATCAGCTATGGCCAGTACGGATAGGGTATTTGAAATCTTAAATGAAGAATCAGAAGCTAACATAGATGATCCTATAGATAAATCCTATTCTATAGATGGAGAAGTAATCTTTAAAGATGTGAGTTTTTCCTATGATAAAAAAGTTCCAATCCTTCGTAACATTAGTTTTAATATAAAACCTGGAAAAACAATGGCCATTGTAGGACCTACTGGTTCAGGTAAAACTACCATAATAAATTTACTTACTCGATTTTACGAAATTGATGAGGGAAAAATATATGTGGATGATAAATCCATAAAGGATATTCCTAAAAATCAGCTGAGATCACGACTGGGAATAGTTCTTCAAAACAACTATATATTTTCTGGGACTATAAAAGATAATATCCTATATGGAAAGGAAGATGCCACAAATGAAGAAGTAATTAATGCAGCAAAGGCAGCCAACGTACACGATTTCATAGAGTCCATGCCTAATGGCTACGACACTAAAGTTGGAAAAGGCGGCGGTATCCTAAGTGAGGGCCAAAAACAATTATTATCCATAGCCAGGACTATTCTTTCTGACCCAGATGTTCTAATATTAGATGAAGCTACTAGTAGTATTGATACAAAAACAGAATTACAAGTTCAAAATGCCCTTTCAAAATTAATGAGCCATAGGACTAGCTTCGTAATAGCTCACAGATTGAAAACCATAAAAAATGCGGACACTATTTTAGTTATCAAAGCCGGTGAAAAAATAGAAGAAGGTAATCACAATGAACTTATGGATAAAGAAGGATTTTATTATACACTATATACTTCTCAAATGAAAAACATGAAATAA
- a CDS encoding sigma 54-interacting transcriptional regulator — MKSIGIVTRSNSIVAKYLRDNVYKIFEDYVEINNYYLNELGQDEMIEDDVVLVMIQEVAPKIVKRVKNKSNIIVINRTLEERYIYKVFSIPKGIDVLVVNDAKETTLATVSLLYRIGVNNVNLIPYEDGKEYDDLKIAITPGEIDHVPKHIENIIDVGQRCIDISTFVQIMSLLKVSNKEISKRLLSYSNKIVSLSSGVKETIKKLFIKNEELHTLINLSQDGILLTDVEGNIIICNENMKNILSINDNVVHVNIENVIDEGLSKILYSKELKDEVFIYNNKYLVVNKHEVNYYGHNSGIYYNFRDITHIKQLEQNLSEKLRQKGQIAKYDFNMILTKSEKMVKTINLAKKIAKSNLTVLISGESGTGKELFAQSIHNESDRKDQPFIAVNCAALPETLLESELFGYEAGSFTGGLKQGKTGLFEQAHNGTLFLDEIGDMSSLLQTKLLRVLQERQIMRVGSQNIIDIDVRVIVATHKNLIEMVEKGNFRKDLFYRINVLPLYIPPLKERQEDIIDLLMNFAKENITLSNESEDILLNYEWPGNIRELQNVAAYLDVMNVKYVNFHDLPPYIKIVEDNMEDIVETLKESFLMKNILDVLSVILDSCHKNSSIGRSKICEMLKKRENHMTEGEIRRILSVLKELKLIESNVGRGGSKITEKGKRFLNNY; from the coding sequence ATGAAGAGTATAGGAATAGTAACCAGGTCTAATTCCATAGTTGCCAAATATTTAAGAGATAATGTTTATAAAATATTTGAAGATTACGTGGAAATTAATAATTATTATCTAAATGAACTAGGACAAGATGAAATGATTGAAGATGATGTGGTTCTAGTAATGATACAAGAAGTGGCACCTAAAATAGTGAAAAGAGTAAAAAATAAGAGTAATATTATAGTTATTAATAGAACTTTAGAAGAACGATACATATATAAGGTTTTTTCCATACCAAAGGGAATAGATGTGTTAGTGGTAAATGATGCAAAGGAAACCACTTTGGCTACCGTATCCCTTTTATATAGAATAGGAGTTAATAATGTAAATTTAATTCCCTATGAAGACGGGAAAGAATATGATGATTTAAAAATAGCCATAACTCCAGGAGAAATAGATCATGTTCCTAAACATATAGAGAATATAATCGATGTGGGGCAACGTTGTATAGATATATCTACCTTTGTTCAGATAATGAGTCTATTAAAAGTGAGTAATAAGGAAATTTCAAAGAGGTTACTAAGTTATTCTAATAAGATAGTAAGCTTAAGTTCTGGTGTTAAGGAAACTATAAAGAAATTATTCATAAAAAATGAGGAATTGCATACCTTAATAAATTTATCTCAAGATGGCATCCTTCTTACAGATGTGGAGGGCAATATAATCATATGCAATGAAAATATGAAAAACATATTGTCAATTAATGATAATGTGGTTCACGTTAATATAGAAAATGTAATTGATGAGGGACTTAGTAAAATTTTATATAGTAAAGAACTAAAGGACGAAGTTTTTATATATAATAATAAATATTTAGTAGTAAATAAACATGAAGTGAACTATTATGGCCATAATTCTGGCATATACTATAATTTTAGAGATATAACCCATATAAAACAATTAGAGCAAAACCTAAGTGAAAAATTAAGGCAAAAGGGACAAATTGCAAAATATGATTTCAATATGATATTAACTAAGTCAGAAAAAATGGTAAAGACAATAAATCTAGCTAAAAAAATTGCTAAATCAAATCTAACTGTTTTAATAAGTGGAGAAAGTGGTACGGGAAAAGAGCTATTTGCCCAATCTATCCATAATGAATCAGACAGAAAAGATCAACCCTTTATTGCTGTAAATTGTGCAGCCCTACCAGAAACCCTACTTGAAAGTGAGTTATTTGGATATGAGGCAGGGAGTTTTACTGGTGGATTAAAACAAGGAAAGACAGGTTTATTTGAACAAGCCCATAATGGGACTTTATTTTTAGATGAAATAGGAGATATGTCATCCTTATTGCAAACTAAATTATTAAGGGTATTGCAGGAAAGGCAAATAATGCGTGTAGGTTCTCAAAATATAATAGATATAGACGTGAGAGTTATTGTAGCGACCCATAAAAACCTAATAGAAATGGTTGAAAAGGGAAATTTCAGAAAGGATTTATTTTATAGAATAAACGTACTTCCCCTATACATACCTCCTTTAAAAGAGAGGCAAGAGGACATTATAGATCTTCTTATGAATTTTGCAAAAGAGAATATTACTTTAAGCAATGAATCAGAGGATATATTACTTAACTATGAATGGCCGGGAAACATAAGAGAACTGCAAAATGTAGCGGCCTATTTAGATGTTATGAATGTTAAGTACGTAAACTTTCATGACTTGCCTCCCTATATTAAAATAGTGGAGGATAATATGGAAGATATAGTGGAAACCTTAAAAGAATCCTTTCTTATGAAAAACATATTAGATGTGTTAAGTGTAATTTTAGACTCCTGTCATAAAAATAGTTCCATAGGAAGAAGTAAGATTTGTGAAATGCTAAAGAAAAGGGAAAATCATATGACGGAAGGCGAGATAAGAAGGATATTATCTGTTCTTAAAGAACTGAAATTAATTGAATCCAATGTGGGCAGAGGTGGAAGCAAGATTACGGAAAAGGGAAAAAGATTTCTTAATAATTACTAA
- a CDS encoding DUF3892 domain-containing protein, with the protein MEQREIIKVRKDSNGNITDVMLSDGSECTMDQAISMAKEGLIDGVHVTKPREGKEHLRTNRNATDGDNLDSLALF; encoded by the coding sequence ATGGAACAACGTGAAATAATAAAGGTTAGAAAAGATTCAAATGGAAATATTACTGATGTAATGTTATCTGATGGAAGTGAATGCACTATGGATCAGGCCATATCCATGGCTAAAGAGGGATTAATAGACGGAGTTCATGTTACTAAGCCAAGGGAAGGAAAGGAACATTTAAGAACTAACAGAAATGCAACTGATGGAGATAATTTAGATAGTTTAGCTTTATTTTAG
- a CDS encoding GIY-YIG nuclease family protein, giving the protein MNLKENIEKLPMCNGIYIMKNKYDHILYIGKSKHIKKRVKTYFYKGEKTNKLEKLTKEVCKIDHIKTDTEIEALLLECEMIKKHKPPYNRLLKNHEKYCYFTIDKGKSKMKVTFDKEEISFGPYKDRYMIEDIISFFQRVYPIKYDEEKNIYDFKYNIIPNRMNNEKHIKDHMDNVEKIFKDHMEIFGNILKEKMISHAKKMEFERANIYKKAIEILDYAKRMNELEGLLNDRYFIATEEICEDKIKVLVIGNSDLLYRKIYYKKENYENEIMDHIKNKLDKNNKVPIEKENIDRILILKEYLRKKENINEIKMP; this is encoded by the coding sequence TTGAACTTAAAGGAAAACATAGAAAAATTACCCATGTGTAACGGCATATATATAATGAAAAATAAATATGATCATATATTGTATATAGGAAAATCAAAACATATAAAAAAGAGGGTGAAAACCTATTTTTATAAGGGGGAAAAGACTAATAAACTGGAAAAACTCACTAAGGAAGTATGTAAAATAGATCATATTAAAACAGATACGGAAATAGAGGCCCTATTATTAGAATGTGAAATGATTAAAAAGCATAAGCCGCCCTATAACAGACTTTTAAAAAACCATGAAAAATATTGTTATTTTACTATAGACAAAGGTAAATCTAAAATGAAAGTTACCTTTGATAAAGAAGAAATATCCTTTGGTCCCTATAAGGATAGATATATGATTGAAGACATTATAAGTTTTTTTCAAAGGGTATATCCTATTAAATATGATGAAGAAAAGAACATCTATGATTTTAAATATAATATTATACCCAATAGAATGAATAATGAGAAACACATAAAAGATCATATGGATAATGTTGAAAAAATATTTAAAGACCATATGGAGATTTTTGGTAATATCTTAAAAGAAAAGATGATAAGTCATGCCAAGAAAATGGAATTTGAAAGGGCCAATATTTACAAAAAGGCCATAGAAATACTAGATTATGCAAAGAGGATGAATGAATTAGAAGGTTTATTAAACGACAGATATTTTATAGCAACAGAAGAAATTTGTGAAGATAAAATAAAAGTTTTAGTTATAGGAAATTCTGATTTATTATATAGAAAGATTTATTATAAGAAGGAAAACTATGAAAATGAAATAATGGACCATATTAAAAATAAATTAGATAAAAATAATAAGGTTCCTATTGAAAAAGAAAATATAGATAGAATACTTATATTGAAAGAGTATTTAAGAAAAAAGGAAAATATAAATGAAATAAAGATGCCGTAG
- a CDS encoding DMT family transporter has protein sequence MNKKWLYADLSLVLVALAWGSTFVVIKDTLSHAKPLGFMALRFILATVILGAIFNKKLRQSNKSEIKAGAIIGVMLYLALLIQTIGLIYTTASKQAFLTAVYVVIVPFLVWILHKKRPDSYSIIGAVLALVGIGFLTIDGSFSIGALNKGDILTLCCAIFFAGHIVSIGYFAKDMEPIVLSIVQFGVTAILFLVSALVLEGSEYILQPNTLKPALYLAIVGTVFAYTVQNVAQKYTSSTHTAIILSLESVFGTILGVYILGEIMTREMVLGCIVIFVGIIITETKLEFIKSKGEKDSH, from the coding sequence ATGAATAAAAAATGGTTATATGCAGATTTATCATTAGTTTTAGTAGCTTTGGCTTGGGGTTCTACCTTTGTAGTCATAAAGGATACCTTATCCCATGCAAAGCCTTTAGGATTTATGGCCCTTAGATTCATTTTGGCAACAGTCATATTAGGAGCCATATTTAACAAGAAACTTAGACAGTCTAATAAATCAGAGATTAAGGCAGGGGCTATTATAGGAGTAATGCTTTATTTAGCTCTCTTAATCCAAACTATAGGACTTATATACACTACCGCTTCAAAGCAGGCCTTTTTAACTGCCGTATATGTGGTAATAGTTCCATTTTTAGTTTGGATACTACATAAGAAACGACCAGACAGTTATTCCATAATAGGTGCCGTATTGGCCTTGGTAGGAATTGGATTTTTAACTATAGATGGAAGTTTCTCTATAGGTGCTTTAAATAAGGGGGATATTCTTACCTTATGCTGTGCTATCTTCTTTGCAGGCCATATTGTATCTATTGGGTATTTTGCAAAGGATATGGAACCTATTGTCCTTAGTATAGTTCAATTTGGTGTAACGGCCATATTATTTCTAGTATCTGCCCTAGTACTAGAGGGAAGTGAATATATTTTACAGCCTAATACTTTAAAGCCGGCTTTATATTTAGCCATAGTAGGAACCGTGTTTGCCTACACTGTTCAAAACGTGGCTCAAAAATATACATCATCAACTCACACGGCCATAATATTGTCCTTAGAGTCTGTATTTGGAACTATTTTAGGGGTATACATATTGGGAGAAATAATGACAAGGGAAATGGTCTTAGGATGTATAGTGATTTTTGTAGGAATTATAATTACTGAAACTAAATTGGAATTTATTAAATCCAAAGGGGAGAAGGATAGTCACTAA
- a CDS encoding gamma-glutamyl-gamma-aminobutyrate hydrolase family protein produces MSKRPVIGVSGSIIIDDGGRFPGYRRSYVNEDYIQAVKMAGGMPFIIPMTDDEELIRMQIESIDGLILSGGHDLDPLLYGEEPLQKLGGILPERDDFDCRLVKIAMELKKPILGICRGHHILNAANGGSNYQDLSYIEGCNIKHDQFKTSYLPTHTVDVESGTKLCDILGEKVMTNSFHHQAIKDVAHGFKVSARAKDGVIEAIEIDSDEFIVGVQWHPEMMAAKNNKGMLNLFKKLIEAAKK; encoded by the coding sequence ATGAGTAAGAGACCAGTAATAGGAGTTTCAGGAAGTATAATTATAGATGATGGGGGTAGATTCCCAGGTTATAGAAGATCTTATGTAAACGAGGATTATATACAAGCTGTAAAAATGGCTGGGGGAATGCCTTTTATTATCCCAATGACTGATGATGAAGAATTAATTAGAATGCAAATAGAGTCAATTGACGGACTTATATTATCTGGAGGACATGATTTAGATCCATTATTATATGGAGAAGAACCTCTTCAAAAGTTAGGAGGAATACTTCCAGAAAGAGACGATTTTGATTGCAGATTAGTAAAAATCGCTATGGAGTTAAAAAAGCCAATTTTAGGAATTTGTAGGGGACATCATATTTTAAATGCAGCTAATGGGGGAAGTAATTATCAAGATTTATCTTATATTGAAGGATGTAACATAAAGCATGATCAATTTAAAACATCTTATCTACCAACCCATACTGTAGATGTGGAATCTGGAACTAAGTTATGTGATATTCTTGGGGAAAAGGTTATGACAAACTCTTTTCATCACCAAGCAATTAAAGATGTAGCTCATGGATTTAAGGTATCAGCAAGGGCTAAAGACGGTGTAATTGAGGCTATAGAAATAGATTCAGATGAATTTATTGTAGGAGTTCAATGGCATCCAGAAATGATGGCAGCAAAAAATAATAAAGGTATGTTAAATTTATTCAAAAAATTAATAGAAGCAGCTAAAAAGTAG